One Brassica napus cultivar Da-Ae chromosome A1, Da-Ae, whole genome shotgun sequence genomic region harbors:
- the LOC111200435 gene encoding MATH domain and coiled-coil domain-containing protein At2g42470 translates to MEDRKQTSFTFEIDNFWDKEALIRSPNFFSGGCEWFVDVYPRGCGIEDHLSTFLCVANPESLLLGWKRRAILSLVLLNVSGKRLYRLYRDGPPCKTFCAQIPAWGWADAMPLEMLQENGFTEKNKLIVQVNVQVVEVVDEAEVTGKETLDVNGFQVLYSEVGQVTAMFAKHPDVALNFIPKSQLVKTVYMKLLMFLIEKLNKPPRSFSNNALSNARMELIDLTKAGFKLDWLKEKLDEISLERKKENGDGSLSSYGFRVQELEEQVQELEEQVKNLNLELDTEKVKSAKVLSLEQTVSDLRDELSKEKTRSTTTTKDVLEGVIRSWEVLDYPDLSNEEVE, encoded by the exons ATGGAGGATCGAAAGCAGACAAGCTTCACGTTTGAGATAGATAACTTCTGGGACAAGGAAGCTTTGATACGTTCACCAAATTTCTTTAGTGGAGGCTGCGAATG GTTTGTTGATGTTTATCCCAGAGGATGCGGTATTGAAGATCACTTGTCTACGTTCCTCTGTGTTGCAAATCCTGAATCATTGCTACTTGGATGGAAAAGAAGAGCTATTCTTTCATTAGTTCTATTAAACGTATCCGGCAAAAGACTCTACAGATTATATAGAGATG GACCACCGTGCAAAACTTTCTGCGCTCAGATTCCAGCATGGGGTTGGGCAGATGCCATGCCTCTTGAAATGCTTCAGGAAAATGGTTTTACGGAGAAGAACAAACTGATAGTCCAAGTCAACGTACAAGTAGTTGAAGTTGTTGATGAAGCAGAAGTTACTGGGAAGGAGACATTAGATGTGAATGGTTTCCAAGTTCTTTATAGTGAG GTTGGTCAAGTGACTGCTATGTTCGCGAAGCACCCTGACGTTGCCTTAAATTTCATACCAAAGAGCCAATTGGTGAAGACAGTATACATGAAACTCCTCATGTTTCTCATTGAGAAACTGAACAAGCCTCCACGTAGCTTCAGCAATAATGCATTAAGCAACGCTCGCATGGAGTTGATAGATCTAACAAAAGCAGGGTTCAAGCTAGACTGGTTGAAGGAAAAGCTTGATGAGATTTCCTTGGAGCGGAAGAAAGAAAATGGTGATGGTTCCTTGAGTTCTTATGGTTTTCGAGTCCAAGAACTCGAGGAACAAGTCCAAGAACTCGAGGAACAAGTTAAGAATCTCAACCTTGAACTGGACACAGAAAAGGTCAAGTCTGCTAAAGTTTTGTCGCTGGAACAGACGGTGTCGGATCTCAGAGATGAGCTGAGCAAGGAAAAAACCAGatctactactactactaaaGACGTGCTTGAGGGAGTTATTCGCTCTTGGGAAGTATTGGATTACCCGGATCTCAGTAATGAAGAGGTAGAATAA
- the LOC106379825 gene encoding LOW QUALITY PROTEIN: cyclin-T1-2 (The sequence of the model RefSeq protein was modified relative to this genomic sequence to represent the inferred CDS: deleted 2 bases in 1 codon) gives MFPGQDRWYFSREEIDNNSPSRQDGIDLTEETSLRKAYCSFLIDLGRRFKLDQVTVATAIVFCHRFFLLQSHAKNDKWVSLVGPCRDQAFGLNKSAFDNVVSSDAFCLFTLSLQIIAAVCMFLSAKVESTPVDLKTLIITSEEILHKKVIAAEERQGVYEHYKGIVLIGEKLVLSTLNFDLSVDLPFDLLVQAMKKFILDEATQGIFPPAAWKFVKDSFWTTLCLQYQPRHIAAGAFFLAAMHINMDAKSHGESWCQHFDITRRQLNDIRGQMGELYYGKKPIPTFTGSIGETSNSGDVVQQQPVPTDNCPSSVIEGGSSSVADGSLQDQSCPQGVEKDSPDREAGDNQEDT, from the exons ATGTTCCCTGGCCAAGACCGTTGGTATTTTTCAAGAGAAGAAATAGACAATAACTCACCATCAAGACAAGATGGTATCGATTTGACGGAAGAAACTAGCCTGCGCAAGGCATACTGTTCATTCTTGATAGATCTTGGTCGCAGATTCAAACT TGACCAGGTAACAGTAGCCACTGCTATAGTATTCTGTCACAGATTCTTCCTTCTTCAATCACACGCAAAGAATGACAAATGGGTAAGTTTAGTTGGACCATGTAGAGATCAAGCTTTTGGTTTGAATAAAAGTGCATTTGATAATGTAGTTAGTTCT GATGCCTTTTGCCTGTTTACGCTTTCACTCCAGATAATTGCAGCAGTTTGCATGTTCCTTTCCGCCAAGGTTGAGTCTACTCCAGTGGATTTGAAAACCCTCATTATTACTTCTGAAGAGATCTTACACAAGAAGGTTATTGCAGCTGAGGAGAGACAG GGAGTATATGAACACTACAAAGGGATTGTATTAATTGGAGAGAAGCTTGTTCTTTCTACACTCAACTTTGATCTCAGTGTTGATCTTCCTTTTGACCTTCTTGTCCAAGCTATGAAAAAATTCATCCTTGACGAGGCTACTCAGGGGATATTTCCTCCAGCTGCATGGAAATTTGTCAAAGATAG TTTCTGGACGACACTCTGCCTACAGTATCAGCCTCGTCACATAGCAGCTGGTGCTTTTTTCCTCGCTGCCATGCACATAAACATGGACGCGAAATCACATGGAGAGAGCTGGTGTCAACATTTTGATATCACGCGTCGTCAACTAAATG ATATCAGGGGCCAAATGGGTGAGCTTTATTATGGGAAAAAGCCTATTCCTACATTTACAGGGAGCATAGGGGAAACGAGTAACAGTGGAGACGTAGTGCAGCAGCAACCTGTCCCTACGGATAATTGTCCAAGCTCTGTTATTGAAGGAGGCTCATCGAGTGTCGCTGATGGTTCACTGCAAGATCAGTCGTGTCCCCAAGGAGTTGAAAAGGACAGCCCAGACCGTGAAGCTGGAGATAATCAAGAAGACACTTGA